The genomic window TACTTTTCCACCTTCTTCAGGATTTTTTACTTGAATAACTTTCATAATTGTTCCTCCATATTTCTTTATTTCATTATATGGTATAGACCAATTTTTGTCAAGTGAAAACGGTTTAATATTTTAAATTTTATAGGAGAATGTCAAAAAAAGAGAAGACTAAACTAGTCTTCTCTTTTTAAATTGTCAGAATGAATTAGTCTTCTTTTTTCTTTCTTGACAAAGCATAACCGGCAGTAGCTAAACCAATAAGTGCTGAATAAGTCATGAATGATTGTTCAACTGAACCAGTATTTGGCAATGATTTCTTAGATGATTCTGGTTTTGGCTCTGGTTTTGGTTCTGGCTTAGGCTCTGGTTTTGGCTCTGGTTTTGGCTCTGGTTTTGGCTCTGGTTTTGGTTCTGGCTTAGGCTCTGGTTTTGGTTCTGGCTTAGGCTCTGGTTTTGGCTCTGGCTTAGGCTCTGGTTTTGGCTCTGGCTTAGGCTCTGGTTTTGGTTCTGGCTTAGGCTCTGGTTTTGGTTCTGGCTTAGGTTGTGGTTTTTCATTTTCCTTGATAAGCACAACATTTTTATTCCATTCAACAACTGGTTTTTCTGTTTCTTTCTTAACAGGATCCTTCACCAACTCAGGTGCTTCTGGTTTAACCGGTTCACTTGGTAAGACAGGTACAGTTTTATATTCTGGTTCTGTCGGTGGAACTGGTTTTTCTTTAACAGTTGGTACTTCTGTCAATTCTGGTTTTTCAGGTTTAACTGGAGGTGTTGGTTCTGTTGGTTTAACTGGCTCTTCACCTGGATCTTGAGGGAAGCCAACGTTTGAGTTGATAGAGAACCAATAGATAGTTGCTTCGCCTGTTGCGTTAGCACCTTTTGCTGTAAATTCAAGATGACCATCTTTCAAAATAACAGCAGCACCACCATAGTAAAGGTAAGGGCTCGTAGGATCATCCCAACCCTTAGTTTCACTTGAAGAGTCTGCATTAAATGTAGCACCTTGATCCATGTATTGGTTTTGTTCTTTAGCAGATACTTCTTTTGTAGATGAATCTTGGTCTACACTTGAATTTGGAAGTTTAATAAACTCTTTGTCACCAATGTTTACAGACTCAACGTGAGGAGTATCTTGGTGTTTCATTTTTGGTGTGTATCTCAAAACACCTGATGTAGCGTCTACAGTGTAAGAACCGATAACATCTGATTTATCACCAAATGTGTAATCTTCAGTACCAACTGAGTGACCATTTCCGCCACCAGATGCGTTCACTGTTGTAGCATCAACTGTTGTTTCTTCAGTTACTTTGAAGGCATCATCAACCCATGTTGCTTTTTGAGCAACAATTTTCAAAGGATTATCAGCATTGATATCAACTTCTGCACTACCGAAGTCAGCTTTACCGCTTTTCACAACAACGTTTGCACCATCGAGTTTTGGTTCAGTTCCATCTGAATATGGATCCCAAGTTCCACGAACTGTATTGCCTTCGCTATCTTTAGCTTCAACAACTAGAGGACGAGGTTTGTCATTTTCAACATAAGATGCACCATTCCAGTGGTTAAGTGAGTTAAGGGCAAGGATTGCATTGTGTTGTGACAAATCAATTAATTGGTCATTTTCATCGTAAAACTCAATGTCAACACCAACAGTTACTGGGTTTTCAGTATCTGTTGA from Streptococcus sp. oral taxon 061 includes these protein-coding regions:
- a CDS encoding GbpC/Spa domain-containing protein yields the protein MSSLKNNKTIKYALRKTSVAFGSVAVATVIAAAGIATVSADETSSVTTPVTTSTTTVAGEETKEVAVPEKLEEAKTAATNEGLEVKETETKKQDSEEAAAKDYEKQVTDINKTVADYKAEVAANQEAYEKEKAEVDAKNAATQANYDKELAAYNEKLTAYKKELTEKSAEKTAVEKSNEEARVAYEKALEEYNTALAAYNASVTANQEATESNKLAQAEYEAKLADYKTKKAAYDEAQAAYLIELEIYNKKKAQYDDAKDAFNKMVAERGGNPEKYKQDLTFLSEELADGETTKITHQTTGLTTYLTKEGHSRMYGDGKATKMYETKNLQDSDLTTTNPYANNEIEWGVVKVGDKFDVTYTGLTQAKIVKGSEEKRIAKVVYKYEVKSLPSSDGKGIVQIYNDPAVTMTIGSSTDTENPVTVGVDIEFYDENDQLIDLSQHNAILALNSLNHWNGASYVENDKPRPLVVEAKDSEGNTVRGTWDPYSDGTEPKLDGANVVVKSGKADFGSAEVDINADNPLKIVAQKATWVDDAFKVTEETTVDATTVNASGGGNGHSVGTEDYTFGDKSDVIGSYTVDATSGVLRYTPKMKHQDTPHVESVNIGDKEFIKLPNSSVDQDSSTKEVSAKEQNQYMDQGATFNADSSSETKGWDDPTSPYLYYGGAAVILKDGHLEFTAKGANATGEATIYWFSINSNVGFPQDPGEEPVKPTEPTPPVKPEKPELTEVPTVKEKPVPPTEPEYKTVPVLPSEPVKPEAPELVKDPVKKETEKPVVEWNKNVVLIKENEKPQPKPEPKPEPKPEPKPEPKPEPKPEPKPEPKPEPKPEPKPEPKPEPKPEPKPEPKPEPKPEPKPEPKPEPKPESSKKSLPNTGSVEQSFMTYSALIGLATAGYALSRKKKED